A genomic window from Pyxicephalus adspersus chromosome 2, UCB_Pads_2.0, whole genome shotgun sequence includes:
- the CHRM2 gene encoding muscarinic acetylcholine receptor M2 — translation MNNTSFANVSTANRTMMGSPYKTVEVVFIVIVAGSLSLVTIIGNILVMVSIKVNRHLQTVNNYFLFSLACADLIIGVFSMNLYTLYTVIGYWPIGPVVCDLWLALDYVVSNASVMNLLIISFDRYFCVTKPLTYPVRRTTKMAGMMIAAAWVLSFILWAPAILFWQFIVGGRTVPDGECYIQFFSNAAVTFGTAIAAFYLPVIIMTILYWQISRASKSRIKKDKREPTTNQDPISPSNVQGKIVKPNNNNLSAMEDGLDHSKIQNGKASRNSVTENCVQTEGEEKEISNDSTSVSVVGSNAKEDGPSKDVPQASGSQTFPKVENSKMTCIRIVTKSEKGDCGSTSGTTVEIVPGTNGRNGEDKQNVVARKIVKMTKQPAKKKIPPSREKKVTRTILAILLAFIITWTPYNVMVLINTFCDVCVPNTVWTIGYWLCYINSTINPACYALCNTTFKKTFKHLLMCQYKNIGSAR, via the coding sequence ATGAATAACACCAGCTTTGCCAACGTGTCCACAGCCAACAGGACCATGATGGGAAGCCCTTACAAAACAGTGGAGGTGGTATTCATTGTTATTGTGGCTGGTTCACTGAGTCTGGTGACCATTATTGGAAACATCCTTGTCATGGTCTCTATAAAGGTCAACCGCCACCTACAGACAGTCAACAATTACTTCCTGTTCAGCTTAGCATGTGCTGATTTAATTATTGGGGTCTTTTCCATGAACCTCTACACCTTGTACACTGTGATAGGTTACTGGCCAATAGGACCAGTGGTGTGTGATCTCTGGTTGGCTCTGGACTATGTCGTCAGCAATGCTTCAGTGATGAACCTGCTCATTATCAGCTTTGATCGGTACTTCTGCGTCACAAAACCACTGACATATCCAGTGAGACGAACCACCAAAATGGCTGGGATGATGATTGCTGCAGCTTGGGTGTTGTCTTTTATCCTTTGGGCCCCTGCTATACTCTTTTGGCAATTCATTGTTGGTGGAAGAACTGTCCCAGATGGAGAGTGCTATATCCAGTTTTTCTCAAATGCCGCAGTTACATTTGGCACCGCCATTGCAGCATTCTATTTGCCAGTCATTATTATGACTATATTGTATTGGCAGATATCTCGTGCCAGCAAGAGTAGAATAAAGAAAGACAAAAGGGAACCGACTACCAATCAAGATCCCATTTCACCCAGCAATGTTCAAGGGAAAATAGTGAAACCAAACAATAACAACCTTTCAGCCATGGAAGATGGTCTGGATCatagcaaaatacaaaatggaaaagCATCCAGAAATTCTGTGACAGAAAATTGTGTCCAAACGgaaggagaagagaaagagatCTCCAACGACTCAACTTCTGTAAGTGTAGTAGGATCGAATGCAAAAGAAGATGGACCTTCCAAAGATGTTCCCCAAGCTTCAGGATCCCAAACCTTTCCAAAAGTTGAAAACTCCAAGATGACCTGTATACGAATAGTTACAAAATCAGAAAAAGGTGACTGTGGTTCTACAAGTGGAACCACAGTGGAAATTGTTCCAGGAACCAATGGTCGGAACGGAGAAGACAAGCAAAATGTTGTGGCCCGAAAAATTGTAAAGATGACAAAGCAGCCAGCCAAAAAGAAAATTCCTCCATCCAGGGAAAAGAAAGTGACAAGGACTATCTTGGCTATACTCTTAGCTTTCATTATAACCTGGACACCTTACAATGTAATGGTTCTAATCAACACTTTTTGTGATGTCTGTGTACCTAACACAGTGTGGACAATTGGCTATTGGCTTTGCTATATCAACAGTACGATCAATCCTGCTTGCTACGCACTCTGCAATACTACGTTTAAGAAAACTTTCAAGCACCTACTAATGTGTCAATATAAAAACATAGGTTCGGCAAGGTAA